One Paralichthys olivaceus isolate ysfri-2021 chromosome 8, ASM2471397v2, whole genome shotgun sequence genomic region harbors:
- the LOC109641906 gene encoding uncharacterized protein isoform X2, translating into MDIQGGVTGNINDAMAAGVEEAVVICPFMTPEYQASRSCKKELNYAETREVIMVPVMLAKNWEASEWLGLITAGLLWVDFRNADKDEEHFEMCLRSLEEEIMFNAGHLLAVEEALREEDEPESLKPCLKKKPGRGFRHALSKLYIHDSGEQMIHPTAESRNTVELSETAGDHCYWEEKKGNGCKYYRNVVTNRFLGE; encoded by the exons ATGGACATACAGGGAGGGGTGACAGGGAACATCAATGATGC GATGGCTGCAGGAGTGGAGGAGGCCGTAGTGATTTGTCCCTTCATGACCCCGGAGTACCAGGCGTCCCGCAGCTGCAAGAAGGAGCTCAACTACGCAGAAACCAGGGAGGTCATCATGGTGCCCGTCATGCTCGCCAAGAACTGGGAGGCCAGTGAGTGGCTGGGGCTGATCACTGCAGGTCTGCTGTGGGTGGACTTCAG AAATGCAGATAAGGATGAGGAGCACTTTGAGATGTGTCTCAGatctctggaggaggagatcaTGTTTAACGCCGGTCACCTCCTGGCCGTGGAGGAAGCTCTTAGAGAGGAGGATGAACCAGAGTCGTTGAAACCCTGTCTGAAAAAGAAACCAGGCCGAGGCTTCCGTCACGCCCTCTCCAAGCTCTACATCCACGACTCAG GCGAGCAGATGATCCACCCGACCGCTGAGAGCAGAAACACAGTGGAGCTGAGTGAGACTGCAGGAGATCACTGCTActgggaggagaagaagggtAACGGCTGTAAATACTACAGGAATGTCGTCACCAACAGATTCCTCGGTGAGTAG
- the LOC109641906 gene encoding uncharacterized protein isoform X1 has protein sequence MPSHIMLSYQWDDQALVKKIYNRLRDDGLPVWMDIQGGVTGNINDAMAAGVEEAVVICPFMTPEYQASRSCKKELNYAETREVIMVPVMLAKNWEASEWLGLITAGLLWVDFRNADKDEEHFEMCLRSLEEEIMFNAGHLLAVEEALREEDEPESLKPCLKKKPGRGFRHALSKLYIHDSGEQMIHPTAESRNTVELSETAGDHCYWEEKKGNGCKYYRNVVTNRFLGE, from the exons ATGCCGTCTCATATCATGCTCTCTTACCAGTGGGACGACCAGGCTCTGGTGAAGAAGATCTACAACCGCCTCAGAGATGATGGGCTGCCGGTGTGGATGGACATACAGGGAGGGGTGACAGGGAACATCAATGATGC GATGGCTGCAGGAGTGGAGGAGGCCGTAGTGATTTGTCCCTTCATGACCCCGGAGTACCAGGCGTCCCGCAGCTGCAAGAAGGAGCTCAACTACGCAGAAACCAGGGAGGTCATCATGGTGCCCGTCATGCTCGCCAAGAACTGGGAGGCCAGTGAGTGGCTGGGGCTGATCACTGCAGGTCTGCTGTGGGTGGACTTCAG AAATGCAGATAAGGATGAGGAGCACTTTGAGATGTGTCTCAGatctctggaggaggagatcaTGTTTAACGCCGGTCACCTCCTGGCCGTGGAGGAAGCTCTTAGAGAGGAGGATGAACCAGAGTCGTTGAAACCCTGTCTGAAAAAGAAACCAGGCCGAGGCTTCCGTCACGCCCTCTCCAAGCTCTACATCCACGACTCAG GCGAGCAGATGATCCACCCGACCGCTGAGAGCAGAAACACAGTGGAGCTGAGTGAGACTGCAGGAGATCACTGCTActgggaggagaagaagggtAACGGCTGTAAATACTACAGGAATGTCGTCACCAACAGATTCCTCGGTGAGTAG